The sequence below is a genomic window from Draconibacterium halophilum.
AAGTGATGCCCTCCGCACTTGGAGAGAACCATTTTTGTTTACAATTGCGGCCCTCCAATTGCGGCGGCACACATTTTCGCACAGCAACGCGGTAATTTGTATTCACCAATGGCAGGCAAAAACACATTGATTGGGCATATGTATAATTGGCAAAATGCACTTGTGTTGTTTTTGGTGAGAAAAAGTTACGAAAAAAATTGTTATGGCTCAACAGGCTGGAGCAATTGCCTGCCTGTTATAAAACCTCACCCTTTGGCTGTTGCCATCTGCCTACCGACAGGTAACGTTTCCCCTCAAAAGGAGAAACAGCTGCAAAGCTCATTCACAGGCTTTAATGTAATGCGCTTATTTTTTTATGCTTGCTCTCTTTTGCACTGGGGGCTCTCAACAAAGTGCGGGGTAAAGCTTATAATTCAACTCTCCAGTTCTATCACTTCTTCGCCGGCTCACGAAGAAGAGCTCTCATATTTTCAGCAGCAAACTATTAGGCTAATACAAAAGCTCTTTTTCTAAAAGTATTTACTGATAATTTTTAAAAGGTCGGCTTTTCGGATGGGCTTACTCACATAATCGTTAAAATCATTTCCATTTACTGCCTCGCCTTGTGTTTCGGGAGCAAAGGCCGAAACGGCGAAAATCTTCACCGTCTTATCCAATTCCCTAATGTTTTTTACGGCTTCGTAGCCGTCCATCTCCGGCATTTTTAAATCCATTAATATCAGATCTAAATCAGTATTTTCTTTAAACAACTTAATGGCTGCCACACCGGTTGAAGCAATAATTAGCTCGTCGGCTATTTCTTGTAACATATACGAAAACAACTTCTGATTAACGACGTCGTCTTCTGCCAATAAAATTTTTAATTTTCTTGTGTCCGATTCACTACTCGGGTTATTTGTTTCCATAGGGTTATCAACTTTTGGACTTTCGGTATAAACCTCAGCAAAGGTATTGCTGTGCCGGGCAATTAATTTGTCCTTATTTGTATTCTTTTTTGTATAACTCATTAAATATATGACATTCATTTCGATTCAGAAAATAACATGCTTGTTCATTTTGTTTATTTTTGACAACACATTAAAAATTAGAAGCATGAAAATTGTTGTTTTGGATGGCTACACGCTAAATCCCGGTGACTTAAGCTGGGGCGAAATAAAAGCACTGGGAGAATTAACCGTTTATAACCGGACAACTCCGGAACAAACCATTGAACGAGCGGCCAATGCCGAAATTGTTTACACCAATAAAGTCATCCTTAACCGCGAAATCATTAATCAGCTGCCCCAATTAAAATTTATTGGTGTGCTGGCAACAGGTTTTAATGTTGTTGATGCCACTGCTGCCCGCGAAGCAGGAATTACTGTTTGTAATATTCCGGCCTACAGTACCCAGTCGGTAGCACAATTGGTATTTGCCCATATTCTACATTTTACAAACAATGTGGGTTTGCACGCCAATTCGGTGAGCAATGGTGAATGGGCCACAAGCAAAGATTTTGCCTACTGGTTGTCGCCACAAACCGAACTGGCAGGAAAAACAATGGGGATTATTGGCTTTGGGCAAATTGGACAAGCCGTTGCCCGCATAGCACTGGCTTTTGGCATGAAAGTTATTTTTAATAACCGAAGCAAAAAAACAACCTCGCTTGATGCCCGCCAGGTAGAGCTCGACACCTTGCTGAAGACCAGTGATTTTATTAGCATCAACTGCCCGCTAACCAGCGAAAACCAGGGTTTCATCAACAAAACAGCAATTGGCAGGATGAAACCAACGGCTTTTCTGATAAACACTGGCCGCGGACCACTGATTAACGAACAGGATTTGGCTGACGCACTAAACAGCCACCAAATTGCCGGTGCCGGGCTTGATGTATTATCGGCTGAGCCTGCCCTGCCCGACAATCCCTTACCAAGGGCAAAAAACTGCAACATCACACCACACATTGCCTGGGCAACACTTGAAGCCCGCCGGCGTTTAATGAAAATTGCTGCTGATAATCTAAAGGCATTTATTGATGGAAGTCCGATAAATGTGGTTGGTACCTGGTAATATTGGAAGAGGTTTTAAAGGAATTAAACACCAAGTCACAAAGACTCAAAGAGAAGCTCTTATTCAACCCTTAATCTTTGTGACTTGGTGTTTTCGTGTTAAAAGTTCTCGTATTTATGGAAGCGAAAGAATCTTTTTCATGCTTTATCGTTAATCCCAAGTTTATTAATCGTTAAGAATACATAAAGGTCGGTGAAGCCACGCAACCTTTTGAATCCCTCGTGCGTTTTATCAGCACACGAAAGGGTTAATTGTGTTGCTAAAAATACTACATATTGTATTACTGGCATCGGTAAAGTATATTGTTACACTTCCCTATGCCATGATAATCGGCCTCGATTACGAGTACGCTTTACTGGCTGTGCTTACCGGGGGAATCGGCGGGTTTTTGTTTTTTTACTACATCAGCAAACCGTTAAACCGCGGATTAATACTTATGTGGCCGTGCCTGTGCAAGGCCATTCCTAATTCGCTAAAAGGGCGTTACCACAATTGGTGTATCAACAGAACTAAGAAAAAGAAGAAACGAATTTTTACCTGGAAAAATCGTTTTATCAGCCGAATGAGATCGAACTACGGATTTTGGGGAGTTATAATTGCCACTCCTGTTCTTTTAACCATACCCATCGGAGCTTTTTTGGCCAATAAATATTACGCCCAACGACGACACATTGTTTTGTATATGATTTTATCGATAATTGGTTGGGCGGGCGTATTGTCAGGATTAGTGCATCTTTTCCCCAAGGTATTTCTTTAAACGCTCACGATTTTCTGATTTTTGAATCAATACCCTGTCGGCTTCTGCAAAATCAAGTTTATCCAGCTCATCTTCATCAACCCACTTTATGGCTTTATGATCATTGAGTTTTAAATGCCCCGAAACAAGCGAACACACAAACGGAATAAGGCGAATGACTTTAATTTCATAATTGTGTTCAACCGGAATAAGCGCCTCTGCAATCTCAACAGTAAGGTTTAACTCTTCTTCAATCTCACGAACAATACAATCTCGTTCTGTTTCTCCCGATTTTATTTTTCCTCCGGGAAATTCCCACTGAAAAGGATGATCGGAGTTTTCCTTATTTTGAGCAACAAGAATTTTCCCTTGATCGATTATTATGGCACAGGTAACTTGAATCATTCTGTAAAAATAAAAAGTAATGAATATTTTTTATCTTTTCCGTGCAATTGAAATCAACCACCGATGACAGAACAAGAACTTTTTGAGCAGCTCGACGCATGGGAAAACATTGAAATTGTTGCCGCAGCAATGCTTAACGATCCGGTACAATTCAAAACATTAATACAACTTGCACTAAACGACACCCGCCCAAAAAGCTGGCGTGCTGCCTATCTGGTCGATAAAATTCATGACGAAAAGCCGGAACTGTTGCAACCTTATCTCCCGGCACTAATCGGGCAACTACAAACAGAAATGAATGCAAGCAAACGCCGCCACTGGCTAAAGCTTATTAGTATGAATAAAATAAGCGAAGAACACATTGGTTTTCTGTTTGATTATTGTATTGAAACATTTACATCGGGCAAAGAAGCTGTTGCGGTGCGGGTACATGCCATGCAAATTCTGTATAACATATCGGAAATGGAACCCGTCCTCAAACCGGAAGTTCTGCAAATCATCGAACAGGAAATGGAATATCATCCAACGGCCGGCATCCGGTCGCGGGGCAAAAAACTGGCCACTAAATTATTCAGGCAAATTCAACAAAATGGTGATTAAGCACTGGCTTTGTTCTGGAACCTGGCAATCAGTTCTTGCAATTTTGCATCCAGCTCTGTATTCAACTCATCCTGGTTGTAGTTTCTCGTAAGAATCACCAAATTCCTGAGGTGCGAAATCTGTCGGTTTTGCTCATTTTGTACCGCTGCAGCAAGGTTAGCCGGTAACGACGCAAAATAATCAAGCATAGCAAAGCAGTTATCAGCCATAATCCGCACCTTTTCATTTCCCTTCTCAATGGCCCCGGCACCGTAATACTGCCCTGCCATTTGGAACGAACTGTAATCCAGCGGAATAATCTCGTTTGGGAAAAGTTCGAACATTTTGTCGGCCACCTCAATGGCTTTTTCTTTTTCTCCTGCAGCCAGTAACGATTGCGACAAACGAGTAAACATATAGCGTGCCTGCATAATATTTATCTGTTTGCGGTTATACTCGTCCATATGAATATCCGGATCGTTTACATTTCCCCAAACAAATTTATTCATCACATTATCATAAAGAATATCGGTATCGATACGTCCGGCAGTAACACCTTGTTTTGGCGTTCTGATTGGCACAAAACGATAAGCAAGCCCTTCAAACTGTAACCAGTCGAGGAAGTGAATATTTCCGGTGAATACCAAACTGTGATCGATATAAATCGGGCGCTCCCAATTGTTGGCTGCAATCATATTCAGCACTGCCATTTCGCTTTTGGTGATCATGTTTTTGGTGATCTTAAAACTTACTCTGTCGGCGATCTGATCCGCATCTTTGGGTTTTACCGTTCCCGTATCCAACGCTTTCTGCTTATCAACTGTAATATGGAAATCGCGCGACGGCAGGTAATCAAGCATTGCTCCGCTGGTAACTTTAACTTTGGTGCGCACATCGTCGCTGCCTAAAAACTCCATGGCTTCGCTCAGCTCCACCGATCCTTTTATCCGATCCTGGAAAAGTACCGCATCCATACGGCCCATGTAATATTTATCTTTTGTGAACGAAAATGGCACCGGATCGGCCTCGTAAGTTTTAAACTGCTGCTGATTAATGTACCAGTCCATTCCCAGATAACTGATGTTTACAATTTTTATATCCCGACGCACGCCTTCCACTTCCTGCACATACCACAGCGGGAAAGTATCGTTATCGCCATAGGTAAATAAAATGGCATTTGGCGCACACGATTCAAGGTAATCGATGGCATAATCGCGTGTCATGTATTTTCCCGATCGGTCGTGATCGTCCCAGTTTTGCGAGGCGAGGACCCCCGGCACAGCAACCACCGAAATTACGGTTGCCAGCACTGCTCCCGGCGCTCCTTTTACCACTTTCTTTAATCCGGCATAAACGGCCAGTACTCCCAATCCAATCCAAATGGCAAAAGCATAAAACGAGCCGGCATAGGCATAATCACGCTCGCGTGGCTGGTACGGATACTGATTCAGATAAACCACAATGGCAATACCGGTAAGTATAAACAGCATCATGGTAACCGCAAATGTTTCTTTCCCATTTTTGCCCTGGTTATATTGAAAAAATACGCCCAAAAGTCCCAATAATAATGGCAGGAAGTAATACACATTTCTGCTTGGATCGTTTTTCATAAACTCGGGCATACTATCGCGCGGCCCTACTTTGGCTTCATCAATAAATGAAATTCCGCTTACCCAGTTTCCGTTTTCAAAACTACCGTGGCCTTGCAAATCATTCTGACGACCCACAAAATTCCACATAAAATAGCGCATATACATGTGCCCTACCTGGTAGCTAAAGAAGAAACGCAGATTTTCGCCAAAAGTGGGTTTTTGCAGGGTTTTCACTTCGCCACGATCACGCACCCTAACCGGGGTACCTTTTACTTTTCCCCAATCTTTATAGGCTTGTACATGATTTGATTTATCGCTGTACATCCTGGGGAAGAATGTTTCCATTTTGGGCTCATAAACTGAACCTCCCGGCATTGATCCGGTAATTTTATATTCTCCGTCTACTTTATTGTATTGATCTTTTGGATTTTCACTGCCGATTCGCGGGGCATTATAGTACGGGCCTTTTGCCAATGGCCGGTCGCCATATTGTTCACGGTTCAGGTAACGAAGCAGTGCAAATGCATTGTCGGGGTTATTTTGGTTCATCGGAGGATTGGCTGAAGCACGAATAACAATCAGTGCAAACGACGAATATCCGATCAAAATCACAACGACCATCGTAAGCGCAGTGTTCCACATTACTTTGTTTCTTTTTCGGGTGTAATTGATACCCCATACCGCACCGGCAGCCATAAGCGCAATCATAAATAGTATTCCCGAGTTAAACGGGAGCCCGAATGCATTCACAAAAATACGGTCGAAGATAAAGGCAATGCGTGGCACTCCCGGAATAATTCCATACTGAATACCCAGCAAAATACCCATAGATGCCGCCAATGCATAAAACACGCCTTTCCACGAGAATTCATATTTTTTGAAATAATATACCAGTCCGATGGCCGGAATGGCAAGCAAGTTCAGCAAGTGAACTCCAATTGACAAACCCATCAAATAAGCGATAAGTACCAACCAACGGTTTGCATATTTTTCGTGCGCCACATTTTCCCACTTTAAAATAGCCCAAAATACCATTGCTGTAAATAACGCCGACAGTGCGTAAACCTCGCCTTCTACCGCCGAAAACCAAAACGAATCGGTAAAAGTAAAAGCCAAGGCTCCAACCAAACCACTACCCCACACTGCAATTTGTTCGCCGGTGTTCAGTTGCTGTGCCGGGAAAAGCTTTTTTGCAAGATGTACAATCGTCCAATACAAAAACATGACGGTTGCTGCACTGGCAATGGCCGACAACGAATTAACCATAACAGCTGCTTTGGTTGGATCGGGAGCAAAAAGTGTAAATATTCGTCCCAAAATCATAAAAGTAGGCGCACCCGGCGGGTGACCAACTTCCAATTTAAAAGCACTGGTAATAAACTCGCCACAATCCCACCAACTTACTGTGGGTTCAAGCGTAGCAAAATAGGTTATACAAGCGACGATAAAAACAAGCCAACCAAGAATATTATTGATTATTTTCGTGTGTTGCATGATCTGCATTTTATTTTTGAACAAAGGCAAATATAAGCTTTTATACAAGAATGCTGCGAACATAATAATGAAACGAGCATGAAAAATAAACTTTTAGATAGAAGTATGATTGCAATATTTGAGAGTTCCTACGAATACAAATGAGGTGAATAATTTTAATGAGATGAAAATAGATGCTGATAAATTTTTGAGTGAACGAAAATTTATCAGCACAGATATTGCAGAATAAATTTTTTTTATACTTTTGCAGCGTCTTTAACAAAAAGGCACAATAAGGACTGACCCATGGTGTAATTGGCAACACGTCTGGTTTTGGTCCAGAAGAGTCCAGGTTCGAGCCCTGGTGGGTCAACCAAAACGATTATTAAAAATCACTAAGAAGCTTGAAATCAATGATTTCAGGCTTTTTTTGTATCCAACAAATACTTAAATTCACTAAAATTCGCCAAATAAAGGAGTCCAAATCGAGACCATTTATTTATGGTCACCAAAACACACGTAAAAAAACTATAAGACAACTTCTTACAAGGCTTCACATTTGCACTTCTTTGCATGTTTTTGCACCTTATTTGGTGCCCTATTTGCAGTATTTTTGTATATAACATTAATTTTCAATGCATTATGACAGATTTAAACGTATTATTTTACTTAAAGAAGACAAAAACGAACAAAGCGGGTGAAGCACCAATTTATTTAAGAATTACAGTGAACGGACAACGAGCGGAGATGTCAACCGGAAGAAGTACCATAACAAAGAGTTGGGATAGAGGTAGTCACCGACTGAAAGGTAAAAGTGAAAAAAGCAGAATACTTAATAACTTTCTTGACGAGCTGGAGAACAAACTAAACCGGGTTTACAATATAGCCTTGCAAGAAGAAAAGCAAATTAGTGCCGAAGATTTAAAAGATGTGCTCAGTGGGAAGGATAAAAACAAAAAGATGTTGATTCCGATATTTGACGAATAACCATTGCGATTATGAAAATTCCAATAAGGATACCTTTTGTCAGACCTTTCAGTTTTTCCGTTTTCATGTTTTCTAAATTTAAATAATAGAATATTCTTATGCATAAAGGTATTGGCTTTAATGATGAGTGGCATTACACAATTTCGGATAAGAGTTACATCATTCATACATTTGGCAGAAACAGGCGGATAATTGCTACTATTCTATTTTAAACTGTTGAAGGTGAAAAATAACCAGGAAAGTCTATTATGTTTGATTAATGCGATAGAACAACCCGAATAAAGCAGATGCATTAAAATAAACGCATGAATTAAACAGATTTAGAAATTCCACCCTTTTATTCACATAAAAATACGTTTAAATACTTCTTAACATTTCCGGTACAAGAAATAGGAACAAAAAAGCAAATTGTTTTAAATGTGCAAATTCCTTATATACGAAACATTTACATTTATAAAAAATACGTATATTGAAAAAATCAAAAAAACTTTATGTCACTAATCGGGAATGAGACAAAGTTTTAAAAACGTCATATTAATCTTACTCATTATTAAGAGCTCTCTGGAATTGTCTGTTCGGGGTAATAAATTCCGTCATTTAAATACTCACAAATGAATCAATCAAAGGCAGACATTAAAGCACTCGAAAAAGAACTTGCAGCGAAAAAACGTGAGTTGAAAATTGAGAAAGCTTTTGAGAAAGTAAGAGCACATGCTATGTCGATGCGTCTTTCATCTGATTTGCAGAAGATTGTCAACATAGTTGCTCAGGAATTGAATAATATGAACCTGGATATTACCGGAGTATTTATGGTTATCAACAATGACGAAATTGATAAACAATTCACATTTTGGGGATCTACGGGGGTGGCCGAGATTTATATGAAAAAAGCGGCTATTCCTTTTCTGGACCGGCCTATCTACAGAGTATTGGCTGAGGCTACAACCAAAGGAGAACATTTTTTTACGGAGGAATATACACGGGAGGAAAAAAATGAATTTTTTGAGCATTTATTTAAATTTCCACCTTACAGTTCATCTACTCCTGAGTGGAAGGAGCAGGTTTTTTCCCGTGAGGGAGGCTATACAAGGTCCGTTTCTGTTTCTCACTATACTTCCATATTTGTAGTTAATCATTTTGGAAGAAGATTATCTGATGCCGATAACAAGATTTTGAGGCGCTTTGGAAAAGTTTTTGAACAGAGCTACACCCGATTTCTCGACATCCAAAAAGCCGAAGCCCTGGCGCGTGAAGCGATTAAACAAGCATCTGCGGACAGGGTACGCGGTGAAATTGCCAGTATGCGTACCTCTGAAGACCTCAACCGGATTACACCGATTATCTGGCGGGAACTGGAAACACTGGAGGTTCCTTTTATTCGCTGCGGTGTTTTTATTATTGATAATGAGAACGAAAAAATTCAGGCTTATTTAACCACGCCAGATGGGAAGTCGCTGGCAGCATTAAATCTGGCTTTTGATACTAATTATCTTACCAATAATGCAATAAAGTACTGGAAAGAGAACCAGATTTACAAAGAGCGCTGGAATAGGGAAAAATTTATCAACTGGACAAAATCCATGATTAAAATCGGACAGATTCAAAATGTGGAAACTTACCAGGGTTCATCAGTCCCACCGGAGTCTCTTCACCTGCACTTTGTTCCTTTCGCCCAGGGCATACTTTATGTTGGGAATGTTTCTACCCTTACCGATGAAAAACTGGAACTGGTAAAAACATTGGCTGAAGCATTTTCCATGGCTTATGCCCGGTACGAAGACTTTAAAAATGTTGAAGAAGCCAAAAACAAGATTGAAATAACTTTAAATGAATTGAAAATAGCACAGGCACAACTTAAGGAGCTTGACGAGTTGAAGTCCAGGTTTTTTGCAAATATCTCTCACGAATTCAGGACTCCGCTCACCCTCATCATGGGCGAAGTTGAAAATGTACTCGCATCGAATATTCATTCAGCCGACAAAAAAAAGCTTGAAATTGCAAACATAAATGCGAATAAACTATTGGTTTTAATAAATCAGTTGCTTGAACTTTCGAAAATTGATGCCGGTAACCTGGAGCTGAAAAGTGAAAATGGGAATCTCGTTTCATTCTTAAAAAACATTTTCTTTTCATTTGAGTCTTTTTCCTCATCAAAAAATGTATTGCTTCATTTTTATTCGGAGACTGAAAATATAAGCCTTGCATTTGATCATGAAAAGATGGAAACCATTTTTTATAACCTGCTGTCGAATGCATTCAAGTTTACCGAGGGACCGGGTGAAATATCACTTGCAATAAAAGTAATTGAGTCGGCAAAAATCGAAATCATTTTAAAGGATACAGGGATTGGCATTCCCCCTGAACAAATTCCACACATTTTCAACCGGTTTTTCCAGGCCGACAGTTCAACTATCCGAAAACATGAAGGTACAGGCATCGGTCTGGCGCTTGTAAAAGAACTGGTGGAATTGCATAAGGGAAAGATATCCGTTTCGAGCCTGGAAAATGAAGGAACCGAATTCAGGATTCTTCTTCCGTTATCGTTTGAACAAACGATGAGTGCTTCGGGCAAAAACATAACAGTTAAAACGGCTGAAAAACAAACTTCTTTTAAGCCCGAAGCTCAACCTGCCATTCAATCTGAACGCGGAGACAAAACAGAATCTGAAAATCACAAAAAAATTATTCTTGTTGTAGAAGATAATCCGGAAGTGCGGGAATACATTAAAGAACAGCTGGTAAATAGCTATCGCATTAAAGAAGCAGAAAATGGAGAGGAAGGACTTTTAGCAGCAGAAGATCAACTGCCTGATTTAATTATAACTGACGTAATGATGCCACGGATGGACGGATACGAGTTTTGCCTGAAATTACGACGCAACGAAAAAACCAGCCATATTCCGATTGTAATGCTTACTGCAAAAGCAGGCTTCGATGATAAAATCAACGGTTTGGAAACAGGGATTGACGCTTTCGTTACAAAACCGTTCAGCGCAAAAGAGTTAAAAATCCGAATAAAAAATCTGATTGCTCAAAGAGAACAGTTAAGAAAACGGTTCAGTAAATCAACTATTATCAGGCCAACTGAGGTATCTGCCATTTCTGCCGACCAGCGATTTTTAAAGAAGACCCTTAAACTAATTGAATCAAATTTTCACGACGAAAACTTTTCGGTTGAGTTGCTGGCCGATAAAATAAACATGAGTGTTTCGCAGCTAAACAGAAAATTAAATGCGTTAATCGATCAACCCGCCGGACAGCTAATCCGGTCGTTACGATTGCAACGGGCTGCCGATTTGTTAAAACAAAATTCTGCCAGTGTTTCTGAAATCTGTTATAATCTTGGATTTAGCGACCTGTCCTATTTTTCGCGGGCTTTTAAAAAACAATTTGGCCGCACACCCACTGAATACCGGGAAAAATAACCACCGGTTCAACAACCTGTTTTTTTCTTCAAACCACCTTTATCTGCACAATGGTTGAAAAGTACCACTGATTGCGCGAAAAGTAAAAATGAATCGCAACAGCCTTGCTTAAATTCGCATTACATCGTTTTCAATCAATAAATAAAGTAATGAAAAAGGCAGGTATTATAGGCGGTTCAGATTTAATTGGAAGTTACATTTCATTAAAATTCCTTGCCGAAGATTATAAAGTTAAGGTGCAAATCTCAAACAAAAGGCAAATAAAAAAAGATCCTTTATATAAAAATATTAGCATAAACCAAAATATCGAGTTTCATGAAACTGATTTAAACAATGCTGAGCAAGTTCAACGTTTTATTAAAGATTGTGAACTGGTTATTCATTGCGGAGATCCCATTTGTTTGAATATCAAATCTTCTGAAACAATGGTTTATGCAACGGTTATAAAACAAACCGGAACCCTGTTTAAAGCAATTCAGAAAAGTAGTTCGATAAGAAAAGTTATTTTCATCACTTGTGCAACGGCGTTTAATCCTGAGTACATATCAACAGAAACCGAGCGATACGACCATATAGTAAAAACAAAAAATAATCCGGTTGACAAAGCGAAATACCATGCCTCAAAAGCCATTTATAAAGTACTTAACTGCCTTCCGGATAATTTATTTGAAGTTATTTTTATTTCACCTATTGAAGTCAGGAACCATCAGCTTTCAAGCAGCACCGACTCAACCGCAACCAGCCTTCAGTCTCTTTTTAGAAAAAAAATAACACCCGATCCCTTTTTTCAAAAACTTTTGGAAAGACAGGTCATTGACAGGTTTACTAACATTGAAGAACTTCCTGAAAAGGTATTCCAGGCGGCTGCAATTGACGAATTGACTGAGATGCTGAAAATAACCTAAACTGTATTCATATTTTTAATTAATTGAACAACTATTTAACGGTGAATCTTTCTGTGGTTAAAACAACT
It includes:
- a CDS encoding ATP-binding protein, producing MNQSKADIKALEKELAAKKRELKIEKAFEKVRAHAMSMRLSSDLQKIVNIVAQELNNMNLDITGVFMVINNDEIDKQFTFWGSTGVAEIYMKKAAIPFLDRPIYRVLAEATTKGEHFFTEEYTREEKNEFFEHLFKFPPYSSSTPEWKEQVFSREGGYTRSVSVSHYTSIFVVNHFGRRLSDADNKILRRFGKVFEQSYTRFLDIQKAEALAREAIKQASADRVRGEIASMRTSEDLNRITPIIWRELETLEVPFIRCGVFIIDNENEKIQAYLTTPDGKSLAALNLAFDTNYLTNNAIKYWKENQIYKERWNREKFINWTKSMIKIGQIQNVETYQGSSVPPESLHLHFVPFAQGILYVGNVSTLTDEKLELVKTLAEAFSMAYARYEDFKNVEEAKNKIEITLNELKIAQAQLKELDELKSRFFANISHEFRTPLTLIMGEVENVLASNIHSADKKKLEIANINANKLLVLINQLLELSKIDAGNLELKSENGNLVSFLKNIFFSFESFSSSKNVLLHFYSETENISLAFDHEKMETIFYNLLSNAFKFTEGPGEISLAIKVIESAKIEIILKDTGIGIPPEQIPHIFNRFFQADSSTIRKHEGTGIGLALVKELVELHKGKISVSSLENEGTEFRILLPLSFEQTMSASGKNITVKTAEKQTSFKPEAQPAIQSERGDKTESENHKKIILVVEDNPEVREYIKEQLVNSYRIKEAENGEEGLLAAEDQLPDLIITDVMMPRMDGYEFCLKLRRNEKTSHIPIVMLTAKAGFDDKINGLETGIDAFVTKPFSAKELKIRIKNLIAQREQLRKRFSKSTIIRPTEVSAISADQRFLKKTLKLIESNFHDENFSVELLADKINMSVSQLNRKLNALIDQPAGQLIRSLRLQRAADLLKQNSASVSEICYNLGFSDLSYFSRAFKKQFGRTPTEYREK
- a CDS encoding D-2-hydroxyacid dehydrogenase, producing MKIVVLDGYTLNPGDLSWGEIKALGELTVYNRTTPEQTIERAANAEIVYTNKVILNREIINQLPQLKFIGVLATGFNVVDATAAREAGITVCNIPAYSTQSVAQLVFAHILHFTNNVGLHANSVSNGEWATSKDFAYWLSPQTELAGKTMGIIGFGQIGQAVARIALAFGMKVIFNNRSKKTTSLDARQVELDTLLKTSDFISINCPLTSENQGFINKTAIGRMKPTAFLINTGRGPLINEQDLADALNSHQIAGAGLDVLSAEPALPDNPLPRAKNCNITPHIAWATLEARRRLMKIAADNLKAFIDGSPINVVGTW
- a CDS encoding response regulator, which gives rise to MSYTKKNTNKDKLIARHSNTFAEVYTESPKVDNPMETNNPSSESDTRKLKILLAEDDVVNQKLFSYMLQEIADELIIASTGVAAIKLFKENTDLDLILMDLKMPEMDGYEAVKNIRELDKTVKIFAVSAFAPETQGEAVNGNDFNDYVSKPIRKADLLKIISKYF
- a CDS encoding glycosyltransferase family 117 protein; amino-acid sequence: MQHTKIINNILGWLVFIVACITYFATLEPTVSWWDCGEFITSAFKLEVGHPPGAPTFMILGRIFTLFAPDPTKAAVMVNSLSAIASAATVMFLYWTIVHLAKKLFPAQQLNTGEQIAVWGSGLVGALAFTFTDSFWFSAVEGEVYALSALFTAMVFWAILKWENVAHEKYANRWLVLIAYLMGLSIGVHLLNLLAIPAIGLVYYFKKYEFSWKGVFYALAASMGILLGIQYGIIPGVPRIAFIFDRIFVNAFGLPFNSGILFMIALMAAGAVWGINYTRKRNKVMWNTALTMVVVILIGYSSFALIVIRASANPPMNQNNPDNAFALLRYLNREQYGDRPLAKGPYYNAPRIGSENPKDQYNKVDGEYKITGSMPGGSVYEPKMETFFPRMYSDKSNHVQAYKDWGKVKGTPVRVRDRGEVKTLQKPTFGENLRFFFSYQVGHMYMRYFMWNFVGRQNDLQGHGSFENGNWVSGISFIDEAKVGPRDSMPEFMKNDPSRNVYYFLPLLLGLLGVFFQYNQGKNGKETFAVTMMLFILTGIAIVVYLNQYPYQPRERDYAYAGSFYAFAIWIGLGVLAVYAGLKKVVKGAPGAVLATVISVVAVPGVLASQNWDDHDRSGKYMTRDYAIDYLESCAPNAILFTYGDNDTFPLWYVQEVEGVRRDIKIVNISYLGMDWYINQQQFKTYEADPVPFSFTKDKYYMGRMDAVLFQDRIKGSVELSEAMEFLGSDDVRTKVKVTSGAMLDYLPSRDFHITVDKQKALDTGTVKPKDADQIADRVSFKITKNMITKSEMAVLNMIAANNWERPIYIDHSLVFTGNIHFLDWLQFEGLAYRFVPIRTPKQGVTAGRIDTDILYDNVMNKFVWGNVNDPDIHMDEYNRKQINIMQARYMFTRLSQSLLAAGEKEKAIEVADKMFELFPNEIIPLDYSSFQMAGQYYGAGAIEKGNEKVRIMADNCFAMLDYFASLPANLAAAVQNEQNRQISHLRNLVILTRNYNQDELNTELDAKLQELIARFQNKASA
- a CDS encoding (deoxy)nucleoside triphosphate pyrophosphohydrolase produces the protein MIQVTCAIIIDQGKILVAQNKENSDHPFQWEFPGGKIKSGETERDCIVREIEEELNLTVEIAEALIPVEHNYEIKVIRLIPFVCSLVSGHLKLNDHKAIKWVDEDELDKLDFAEADRVLIQKSENRERLKKYLGEKMH
- a CDS encoding NAD-dependent epimerase/dehydratase family protein, encoding MKKAGIIGGSDLIGSYISLKFLAEDYKVKVQISNKRQIKKDPLYKNISINQNIEFHETDLNNAEQVQRFIKDCELVIHCGDPICLNIKSSETMVYATVIKQTGTLFKAIQKSSSIRKVIFITCATAFNPEYISTETERYDHIVKTKNNPVDKAKYHASKAIYKVLNCLPDNLFEVIFISPIEVRNHQLSSSTDSTATSLQSLFRKKITPDPFFQKLLERQVIDRFTNIEELPEKVFQAAAIDELTEMLKIT
- a CDS encoding Arm DNA-binding domain-containing protein, whose amino-acid sequence is MTDLNVLFYLKKTKTNKAGEAPIYLRITVNGQRAEMSTGRSTITKSWDRGSHRLKGKSEKSRILNNFLDELENKLNRVYNIALQEEKQISAEDLKDVLSGKDKNKKMLIPIFDE